A section of the Methanocellales archaeon genome encodes:
- a CDS encoding archease, with translation MKKFEFLGFATADICFKAYGRTLEEVFANAALAMFEVIIDTENVKSIVVKEIKVQGEDLKSLMFEWLNELLFYVDAEGLAFSRFDVRIDENQMRLSAKVSGEPIDPAKHITKTDVKACTYHSMEIKQIDGMWIAQVLLDI, from the coding sequence ATGAAAAAATTTGAGTTTCTGGGATTTGCTACAGCAGACATATGTTTCAAAGCCTATGGAAGAACTTTAGAGGAGGTTTTTGCCAATGCTGCCCTGGCGATGTTTGAAGTCATAATCGATACTGAGAACGTCAAGTCAATAGTGGTGAAAGAGATAAAGGTTCAGGGCGAGGATTTAAAATCATTGATGTTCGAGTGGCTTAACGAATTGCTATTCTACGTCGATGCTGAGGGTCTCGCTTTCTCCAGATTTGACGTTCGGATAGATGAAAATCAGATGAGGCTTAGCGCAAAAGTTTCAGGTGAGCCCATCGATCCGGCTAAGCATATAACGAAGACAGATGTAAAGGCTTGCACGTATCACAGCATGGAAATCAAGCAGATCGATGGGATGTGGATCGCTCAAGTACTCCTTGATATATGA
- a CDS encoding Mut7-C RNAse domain-containing protein produces MKFIVDQMLGRLTTWLRLLGYDTVSASDFALESKEDEFLIQFAGHKRILVTRDKTLGSMAERAGVQVCLISSDSIMEQLEEMSSNYDIDLEPKMTRCTICNALTRKIRSNELGMLKKEDYIPEDLVEDGIDFWICDSCGKVYWEGSHWNDIHKRLEKLRERAASKVSLTKN; encoded by the coding sequence ATGAAATTCATAGTAGATCAAATGTTGGGTAGATTAACTACATGGCTCCGCCTACTGGGATATGATACCGTCAGCGCGAGCGATTTTGCCTTAGAGAGCAAAGAGGATGAGTTTTTAATTCAGTTTGCAGGGCATAAAAGGATATTGGTCACAAGAGACAAAACACTGGGATCGATGGCAGAAAGGGCTGGTGTCCAAGTTTGTTTGATCAGCTCCGATTCAATCATGGAACAATTGGAAGAGATGTCATCTAACTATGATATCGACCTGGAACCAAAGATGACCAGATGCACGATATGCAATGCACTTACCAGAAAAATTCGGTCCAACGAATTAGGCATGCTGAAGAAGGAGGATTACATTCCAGAGGATTTGGTTGAAGATGGAATTGATTTTTGGATCTGCGACAGCTGTGGAAAAGTTTATTGGGAAGGTAGTCACTGGAACGACATTCATAAAAGACTTGAGAAGTTACGAGAAAGGGCAGCTTCAAAGGTATCCCTCACAAAAAATTAA
- a CDS encoding RtcB family protein — protein MKENLEKLGDCLWELPQGTVKGMNVPAWIFLSDKLLAHVEEGAVVQAANVACLPGIYKHSIALPDMHFGYGFPIGGVAALDAQSGGLSPGGIGFDINCGVRLLRTDLTSDALKPVMKSLIAEIFNNVPSGVGKGGKVKFSTREICEAIEMGAGWAVEEGYGTERDLEHLEEKGCMDSAKSEKASSKAIQRGEPQLGSLGAGNHFLEVQRVDKIYQPDIAKAFGISHEDQVCVMIHTGSRGFGHQVCTDYLRILEMKFRNEISKLPDRELVYAPAGTNEFDDYFAAMSCAANFAWCNRQMITHWVREGIAKVLGISPDELDLNIIYDVAHNIGKLEKHVIDGEQTEVVVHRKGATRCLGPGAADIPKDYRDVGQPVLVPGDMGSASYVLVGTKLAEKETFSSVCHGAGRIMSRHSAVKKFRGEDIKANLESRNIFVRSASLKILAEEAPDVYKDINEVVRVCEVAGISKTVAKLVPMGVMKG, from the coding sequence GATTGTCTGTGGGAATTGCCTCAGGGCACCGTTAAAGGAATGAATGTACCAGCATGGATTTTCTTATCAGATAAATTGTTAGCGCATGTCGAGGAGGGTGCAGTAGTGCAGGCTGCAAATGTTGCCTGCCTACCGGGAATATACAAGCATTCTATTGCACTGCCGGATATGCATTTCGGTTATGGTTTCCCCATAGGAGGTGTTGCCGCCTTGGATGCCCAAAGCGGGGGCCTTTCTCCAGGTGGAATTGGCTTTGACATCAACTGTGGCGTTCGCCTGCTAAGAACAGATTTAACATCTGATGCATTGAAACCGGTGATGAAGTCTTTAATAGCGGAGATATTCAATAATGTGCCCTCAGGCGTTGGCAAGGGTGGAAAGGTCAAATTTTCGACGCGAGAGATTTGCGAAGCGATTGAGATGGGCGCTGGGTGGGCAGTGGAAGAGGGCTATGGGACTGAGAGGGACCTAGAGCATTTGGAAGAAAAGGGTTGTATGGACTCAGCTAAATCAGAGAAGGCATCATCCAAGGCTATTCAAAGGGGTGAGCCCCAGCTTGGCTCCTTGGGAGCGGGAAATCATTTTTTGGAGGTCCAGAGGGTGGATAAAATATACCAGCCGGATATTGCAAAGGCCTTTGGCATCTCTCACGAAGATCAGGTTTGTGTGATGATTCATACTGGATCCAGGGGTTTTGGACATCAAGTTTGCACCGATTATCTTCGGATATTGGAGATGAAGTTTAGAAATGAAATATCAAAGCTACCTGATCGCGAATTGGTGTATGCCCCTGCTGGAACCAATGAATTTGATGATTATTTTGCAGCTATGAGTTGTGCAGCGAATTTTGCCTGGTGTAATCGACAGATGATAACTCACTGGGTGAGGGAAGGCATAGCTAAGGTTCTGGGCATATCACCGGACGAGCTTGATCTTAACATCATATACGACGTCGCACATAACATCGGTAAATTAGAGAAACATGTGATAGATGGCGAGCAGACCGAAGTCGTCGTGCACAGGAAGGGGGCAACTCGGTGTCTAGGTCCTGGTGCAGCAGACATACCAAAGGATTATCGCGATGTGGGCCAGCCCGTGCTGGTTCCAGGAGACATGGGCTCTGCTAGCTACGTTTTAGTAGGGACAAAACTGGCTGAAAAGGAGACCTTTTCTTCCGTCTGCCATGGAGCAGGGCGTATCATGTCGAGACATAGTGCGGTGAAAAAATTCAGGGGAGAAGACATAAAGGCGAATTTGGAAAGCAGGAACATATTCGTACGGTCCGCCAGCTTGAAGATTTTAGCAGAAGAAGCGCCCGACGTATATAAAGACATCAATGAGGTCGTTAGGGTTTGTGAAGTAGCTGGCATAAGCAAGACGGTTGCCAAATTAGTGCCAATGGGTGTGATGAAGGGATGA
- a CDS encoding MgtC/SapB family protein, producing MKTSIIILRLTITFIMALIFGLERQRSHKPIGFGTFIFVSAGSCALAIIAMDVDSTNPFPLLGAIVTGIGFLGAGALIRTTDKIFGFTTAASIWLFAILGLIIGLGQYRIGFNLYMIIWVVILFDQILAKKGIGSYQQKIVVCTNKIIDEKEIIAVLKENGVKKYKLITLEINKEKGELSSTFLIEGPKERIKKIHKTLLNVEWFESCQIGS from the coding sequence ATGAAAACTTCCATAATAATCTTAAGACTAACTATCACCTTCATAATGGCATTAATATTTGGTCTAGAAAGGCAGAGGTCCCATAAACCAATCGGATTTGGCACTTTCATTTTTGTATCTGCGGGCTCTTGTGCTTTAGCAATAATAGCAATGGATGTAGACTCTACTAATCCATTTCCTTTACTTGGAGCCATCGTAACAGGTATTGGATTCTTAGGTGCTGGTGCATTAATAAGAACTACCGATAAAATTTTTGGATTCACAACAGCAGCCAGTATTTGGTTATTTGCAATTTTAGGTCTCATTATTGGCCTTGGGCAGTATCGGATTGGGTTTAATCTCTATATGATAATCTGGGTGGTCATCCTATTTGACCAAATTCTTGCTAAAAAAGGGATAGGCTCCTACCAACAAAAAATAGTTGTGTGTACGAATAAAATAATTGACGAAAAAGAGATAATCGCAGTTTTAAAAGAAAACGGAGTGAAAAAATATAAGTTGATAACTTTAGAAATAAATAAGGAAAAGGGGGAGCTTTCCTCAACATTCTTAATAGAGGGACCAAAGGAACGTATCAAAAAAATCCATAAGACCCTGTTAAACGTCGAATGGTTTGAGTCTTGCCAGATTGGATCTTAA
- the psmB gene encoding archaeal proteasome endopeptidase complex subunit beta has protein sequence MSVEQYKGTTTVGLVCDDGVVLATERRATMGNFIASKDAKKIYQIDDRVGMTTAGMVGDAQTLARTIAVESKLYKIRRQEPMTIGAIVTLLSNILSGNRYFPYYVQLIIGGVDKKGPNLYSLDAFGGQLTEKKAVATGSGSPIAYGVLEDRYMDNMPIDEGVTLAIRALHTSMKRDSASGDGIDVVKITSKGYETVDEADISNIIKELK, from the coding sequence ATGAGCGTTGAACAATACAAAGGTACTACAACGGTTGGACTAGTTTGTGATGATGGCGTTGTTTTAGCTACTGAAAGACGGGCAACTATGGGTAATTTCATCGCAAGCAAGGATGCCAAAAAAATATATCAGATCGACGATCGAGTGGGCATGACCACCGCAGGCATGGTTGGAGATGCACAAACCCTAGCAAGAACTATTGCGGTGGAGTCCAAGCTCTATAAAATACGGAGACAGGAGCCGATGACCATAGGTGCTATAGTAACGCTGCTATCCAATATACTAAGTGGTAATAGGTATTTTCCATACTACGTACAACTAATCATAGGTGGCGTGGATAAAAAAGGCCCCAATCTATATTCATTAGATGCGTTTGGCGGTCAGCTCACAGAAAAAAAGGCTGTTGCAACAGGATCCGGCTCACCGATTGCATACGGTGTCTTAGAGGACAGATATATGGATAATATGCCAATAGATGAGGGTGTTACCCTTGCAATACGTGCCTTACATACGTCTATGAAGCGAGACTCAGCTTCTGGTGACGGTATAGATGTGGTGAAGATCACATCAAAGGGGTATGAAACCGTGGATGAGGCAGATATCTCTAACATAATAAAAGAACTAAAATAG
- the corA gene encoding magnesium/cobalt transporter CorA, with protein sequence MIEIFFYENGVQKAKISDLKNIKNKQLWIDITDISEEEKELIQKTFELHPLTAEDLFNSNIRVKVEDFPHYLFCVFYGIASLESIEMVELDYIIGDNFLITNHKKDIESYNKLKNDKERLSELFEKGNVFLFHKLLDNEVDNYFPALEKIDDLIETIEEEIAKKPKPELLSSTLKLKRQIVEIKKITLPQREKISFLAKNDYKFIPQNAIPYFRDIYDHSIKVSDSIDNYREAVGNTFDAYMSAVSNSMNEVMKVLSIIATIALPLTVISGIYGTNFTNLPGSSFIYGFWIMIFIMILLSASMVLYFKKRKWF encoded by the coding sequence ATGATAGAGATATTTTTTTATGAAAACGGTGTACAAAAAGCTAAAATTTCAGATTTAAAAAATATCAAAAATAAACAATTATGGATCGATATTACGGATATTTCTGAAGAAGAGAAAGAGCTAATACAAAAAACATTTGAGCTTCATCCATTGACTGCTGAAGACCTTTTTAACTCAAATATTAGGGTGAAAGTTGAAGATTTTCCACATTATTTATTTTGCGTGTTCTATGGAATAGCAAGCCTAGAATCCATTGAAATGGTTGAATTGGATTATATAATAGGAGATAACTTTCTAATAACCAATCATAAAAAGGATATTGAATCCTATAATAAATTAAAAAATGATAAAGAGAGGTTAAGCGAACTATTCGAAAAAGGAAATGTTTTTCTTTTCCATAAGCTCTTGGATAATGAAGTTGATAATTATTTTCCCGCATTGGAAAAGATTGACGACTTAATTGAAACCATTGAAGAAGAGATAGCAAAAAAGCCAAAACCCGAATTGTTAAGCAGTACCCTCAAGTTAAAAAGGCAGATAGTAGAAATAAAAAAGATCACATTACCACAGAGGGAGAAAATATCATTTCTTGCTAAAAATGACTACAAGTTCATACCCCAAAATGCCATTCCTTATTTCAGAGACATTTACGATCATTCAATAAAAGTTTCAGATTCCATTGACAATTATAGGGAAGCTGTAGGCAATACTTTTGACGCATATATGTCAGCTGTTTCCAATAGCATGAATGAAGTAATGAAAGTATTGAGTATTATTGCTACAATTGCTTTGCCCTTAACCGTAATTTCAGGAATTTATGGAACTAATTTTACAAATCTGCCAGGTTCAAGTTTTATATACGGTTTTTGGATAATGATTTTTATTATGATTTTGTTGAGTGCATCTATGGTTCTTTACTTTAAAAAGAGAAAATGGTTTTGA